In one window of Methanoculleus chikugoensis DNA:
- a CDS encoding ABC transporter permease: MRRMFYYMERDFRRWLRGRVNVISTLVLPAAWLIFVGLALPIRFTDNYLDFIAPGILVLTMLGASFQGGALLMFDKILGYLQKFLAMPAPRESILFGKILFITLRGLIQATVILVIAILLGAHFLDPALLFQTYLVLFIFGLLLSSLMTTVALKLEDHDSYAAVNAMISMPLFFTSSALMPYDQMPGWLAALARLNPVSYAIDAIRDLQTGIFPAVTLLGLLVGAVLILLVSVTVFRRATI, from the coding sequence ATGAGGCGGATGTTCTATTACATGGAGCGGGACTTCCGCCGCTGGCTCCGGGGCAGGGTCAATGTCATCTCGACGCTGGTTCTGCCTGCGGCATGGCTCATCTTTGTCGGCCTCGCTCTTCCGATCCGGTTCACCGACAACTACCTTGACTTCATCGCCCCCGGTATCCTGGTCCTGACGATGCTTGGTGCATCCTTCCAGGGTGGAGCGCTCCTGATGTTCGATAAGATCCTCGGCTACCTCCAGAAGTTCCTTGCGATGCCAGCACCACGGGAGAGCATCCTCTTTGGCAAGATCCTTTTCATCACTCTCCGGGGCCTGATCCAGGCGACGGTCATTCTGGTAATTGCCATTCTGCTTGGTGCGCACTTCCTTGACCCGGCGCTCCTCTTCCAGACCTATCTAGTCCTCTTCATCTTCGGCCTCCTCCTCTCCTCGCTGATGACGACGGTCGCCCTCAAACTTGAGGATCATGACTCCTACGCGGCAGTCAACGCGATGATCTCAATGCCGCTCTTCTTCACGAGCAGTGCGCTGATGCCCTACGACCAGATGCCGGGCTGGCTCGCGGCCCTTGCGCGGTTAAACCCCGTCTCCTATGCAATCGATGCGATCAGGGATCTCCAGACCGGAATATTCCCGGCGGTCACCCTCCTTGGGCTTCTCGTCGGTGCGGTTCTGATCCTCCTGGTGAGTGTCACCGTCTTCCGGAGGGCGACGATCTGA
- a CDS encoding ATP-binding cassette domain-containing protein, with translation MTAVEVSGLTKRFGSLVAVDRMDLLIDREIFGLLGPNGSGKTTTVKMLTTLLAPTEGDATICGHSVTGNPLAVREQISYVPQDMAVDQKLTGRENVVFFAKVYGVPHPRETADEALAMMDLSSRADDLVRTYSGGMRRRLELAQALVHDPAVLFLDEPTIGLDVAGRKRIWEHIIALKNRGMTVFVTTHYMDEADQACDRVGIIDGGRVVATDTPSALKATVCRDIVSIRTDGTFGGQLPEGVAFLGRTDDELRFEVDNGEEAGLSISRALTRDGMTIRSVSIRQPTLDDVFLALVGEQDETAAFDVGQFSRMLRRRA, from the coding sequence TTGACAGCAGTAGAGGTATCAGGGTTAACAAAACGGTTCGGCAGCCTTGTTGCGGTCGACCGGATGGATCTTCTGATCGACCGGGAGATCTTCGGCCTCCTTGGACCGAACGGCTCGGGGAAGACGACGACCGTAAAGATGCTGACGACGCTCCTTGCCCCGACGGAGGGGGATGCAACGATCTGTGGGCACTCGGTGACGGGGAACCCGCTCGCGGTCAGGGAGCAGATCAGCTATGTCCCGCAGGATATGGCGGTCGACCAGAAACTCACCGGGCGGGAGAATGTTGTCTTCTTTGCAAAGGTCTACGGCGTCCCTCATCCCCGGGAGACGGCGGATGAGGCGCTCGCGATGATGGACCTTTCGTCCCGTGCGGACGACCTTGTGCGGACCTACTCGGGCGGGATGCGCAGAAGGCTCGAACTGGCGCAGGCGCTTGTCCATGACCCGGCGGTGCTCTTCCTCGACGAACCGACGATAGGGCTTGATGTAGCAGGCAGAAAGCGGATATGGGAGCATATCATCGCGCTGAAGAACCGGGGGATGACGGTCTTTGTCACGACGCACTACATGGACGAGGCGGACCAGGCCTGCGACCGGGTCGGGATCATCGATGGAGGCCGGGTGGTGGCGACCGACACCCCGTCTGCGCTGAAGGCGACTGTCTGCCGTGACATCGTCTCGATCCGAACTGACGGAACCTTCGGGGGGCAACTCCCTGAAGGTGTCGCCTTTCTCGGCAGAACCGATGACGAACTCAGGTTTGAGGTGGATAACGGTGAAGAGGCGGGCCTTTCCATCTCCCGCGCACTCACCAGAGATGGAATGACGATCCGATCGGTCTCGATCCGGCAACCGACCCTCGACGACGTCTTCCTCGCCCTGGTTGGAGAACAGGACGAGACGGCGGCATTTGATGTCGGGCAGTTCAGCAGGATGCTTCGGAGGCGGGCATGA